A region of the Eriocheir sinensis breed Jianghai 21 unplaced genomic scaffold, ASM2467909v1 Scaffold1743, whole genome shotgun sequence genome:
ttgaacctaaaacatatatttgacaaggctttcataggagttgtgggcatttcctgggatagttgaatgaccctggtggtagtgtgacccttcctctgtaccgtgaacctaaaaacatatatttgacaaggctttcataggagttgtgggcatttcctgggatagttgaatgaccctggtggtagtgtgacccttcctctgtaccgtgaacctaaaaacatatatttgacaaggctttcataggagttgtgggcatttcctgggatagttgaatgaccctggtggtagtgtgacccttcctctgtaccttgatggtacagaagcactcattagaaccaaattgatctctttttttaGCCTTTGCAAGTAGTTAATGTTAGAGTTGGAAGCATCTGACAATCCCATATCTTCTTACAGGCCAagcagtgcagaggaggaggaggaggagaagaaggaggaagaagaagaggaggatgtgagttCTATACATAAAGGCAGATCAATATATAGAAGCTTATGGAGTAGAGGAAATATGTCATTCTATGTTCTTACTTTACTGTTTtaaatcaacaacaaaatcacATGATAAAacctaaaacaataataataataatgtagagTATTGAAAATACAGATAAAGCATTCAAACTAAAAGCAAACTAAACAGCAAACTAAATAAATTAGGTGGTTGGTCCACTCAGTCTGGAGCAAGCTTTCAGCAATTGGTCAGTTGTAATCCTGTGTTGCTTGTACTTTTTCCAACCTTGCACCTTGCATAGAACGATATTTCCATCGCTGATAGCATGACAGCTTGCCGTCCTTGACCAGCCACACCTGAATATGTACGTTCTTGGCTTCTTTGCACAGCAGGGATATAGAGAGGAATGTGTGCGTTGCCTGCACTAACAGACTAGCGGGTATATGGTCACAGGTCCCACGCAGCTTGAgccattctttcaattatcgtaaattaccagTGTTTCTCTGGGGCttataacaattacacttcaatacaataagtgactattgttaataaaaatgaatttatattttctctcatttaccaataaataaaacagcgagaatgatcagctacatttttattaagtGTAGTTGTTGCAAGtctcagagaaacacaggtaatttacgataattgaaaaaaATTAGCTCAAGCTGCGTAGGCTGTGACCCTATCGCAGGTGACACCTgctaagaatgaataaaaaacatCCATACAAACTCCCGCTCATACTCGCGCACGCACCCAAGGGGGATGGAGTGGCTTGGGTCGAACGTGGGGCAGGCCGGAGTGACCAGGGCCAGAGTGACTTGCTTCCCACTTTGGCTTCCCACTTTggcttcccacatcagctatttctaaaggtcaaagattgggtcagtcgggttctaatgagtgtttctttaggttcatggtacagaagaagggtcaaactgccaccagggtcataaagctactgtgggaaattcccaaaactcctacataagccttgtcaaataggtgaatttggacaacaaaatgtttagtaatactgcCCAAGGGTCTTCAGGCCACTCCTGAGCCAGCTTGGAGACAGTTTGGGATACTTTTTGCTTGTCTGTGGCCTGGTCACCACAGCTACCACTAACCACTTGCCTCAcactcacaaaacacacaaactgGAGTTCAAATTCACCGCAGAGATGCAAAACAAACTCCCTGCTCCAAGAGAAACGAGGATGAACGGGAAGCTGATTATGCttggttttattcttttcttttagtcttttcACAAGTTTTTTGTCTTTAGTTTCTTCTGGTGCCAGTCACCAATACATTGGCAAATGTATTTCCTCAGTCTCTGTTttcagaatatattttttttagtgccAAAGGCAGTATTGATATTATTATATTTACATCCCCTGTTTGCCGCAGCCAGCTGTTCTACGATGGCCATCAGAACTTCGCACAGGAGCTGGCCGTCATTGTGGACCAAGAAGCCACGGCCGTCTCCCCTTCAGACCGGCTCATGAACATAATCACCATTGGACTGCAGCACGAACATGGTATAGTGGCTTGTGATTATCAAGTCTAGCACTGATGCATTAGGGAGCCAAATACTGCAAGATaacatagcagagagagagagagagagagagagagagaatgtgtgtttgagtttcttcatgtaaaataaaTGTTTGAAAGGATACATTTTATTGAGGCTTATGCATATGTATGATATATCACTCTAAACTACTCCATTATGCAAGCACTTATACTAATTGAACATAGATTAGATTAGCTCTAATAAATAAGTCTGTGCACTATAATGGTATCTAAACATCATACTAGGTACAATACAGTCGAGGCCAATCCTTTGACATTGTAGGACTGACACCCTGAAACAGTGATCCAAAAAATACAAACTCAGTCTGCACATCTGTTATCAGCATCACCTGGTCTCTGAGCTTCCCTCTGCCCCCTGTCCATGGCATTGAGCAAGGGCCTGAGAGTGTATTAAGGCCACTGCCCATTTCCTTGAGCTGGTGAAAGacattttcttacatatattttgttCCTGAATTGTGTAGTTGAttgattttatattttcttccctcttttctttttttttcatcacttgGAGTACGAAACGGAACCCCAGACCAGCGCCCCCGAGCCAGCCATGTATGAGACCGCCTATGTCACCTCCCACAAGGACAAGTCTCGTGCTGCAGCCTTCTCCATGGACGGGAGTTTAGTGGCCATGGGGAGTGTGGACGTGTCTATAAAGGTAGTGTGCTGAGTTTGAGTAGTCATTTCAAACACACCACTTCATAtactgggccgtattactaaacatttcgtcgccaaagttcacatatttgacaaggctttcataggagttttgggcatttccagaagtagttttatgaccctggtggttgtttgacccttcttcttttgaacctaaagaaacactcattagatctcgattgatcccctctttgacctttagaaatagttggtgtgaaaaGTGAGTCTCAAAATACcgaccagtatatatatatataaaaagtcaaTCCCGTCAAAGCTAGTAGGTTCAGCTGAGGCATAAATTCAACCCCTAGTAAGACATGTAAGGTATGTCAACACTTAATCATCTCCGTCAGTCATTACTAATCCACTGCCTTTCCCAACAGTCTCCACCACTTGTCTCCCTCCTGCTCTGGTTAAGGCTGTGACATCTCTTGGCCAGGGATGGAGTAGTTATTATTATGCCTAGGAAATGCCAAGTCCAGAGGAATTACAGCAAGTGTTATCTTTACAGTGCGTTAATGGAGCCGACTTTTTAGAAGGGGATCTGTCTCATAAGCAAAGGGGGTGGACTAAGTGAAATATAATAACACATACGAAACTGCTGCTTTTAAGAACATTTGGCAGCATTAGGCactggagaggctgaggcaatggaTAGTAATAGTTGGAAGTGTATGTTGACCGTCTAACTTCATGAGAGATTATGGAAAAACCTGACattaaacagatgatgatgatgattcaggACTGTGGAGGTAATATATCAGCCTCCTAGTGACTCAGCATTTGGTTTAGTTTGTTAAGTTGTGGACACCCTACTTTGAACTTATGGCTCAGTAGCCTCTTTTTGCTTGCCAAGTCGCATGCTGCAGAAGGGGAATGGAGGCTGAGGAAGGCAAAGACGGGAGTGGGAGACGAActggtgagggagaagagaagacttGTATTGCATAGAGGGGCTGCTGCCATGTTAAGAGTTTGGAGTAAGGTAGACTGATGATTTTGACAGTAACTGTTGACTCTGAGGCAAGTGCATTGTGAGTCTTTGATGTTCTTCCCATTTGGCTGAAGTGCTGTAGTAATCTTTCTACTATTCCCTTAGAAACCTTTCAGCTCCCTGGTAATGGGCATAGATACACTGATGCCTACTGTCACCCTAACAATACTTATTATCCTTGGGGCTGGACTTCATAGTGATCAAGTTTACCGTTGTTTTAAAGTTTTCAGTGGTTCAGTTATGGTCACTAGTTTTCTTCCAGTGACTTCAAGGCTTTCATGAATGAATGATCAAGATACCTCATGTTTAAATCATTTCTTTTGGTGAGGGTGCTGCAAATTTCTTGTCTTTGTGGGAATGACATTTTGCAGATTAGTTTCTTTGTCAAGCCCTTGGTTTCACTGCCTATTTGTAGAAATGCCATGAATAatgaaaaattaataagaaaaatactGATAGTCATCCCTTTTTCCCAGTACATCCTGTCGTCGGGTCTGGACAGCATTGTCAAGTTGTGGGAGCTGTCAACGGGCCGTTGCCTCATTGGCTACACTGGTGCCGGCTCAGTGGGTGAGTGTGGACCACCAACCACCTGCTT
Encoded here:
- the LOC126990556 gene encoding uncharacterized protein LOC126990556 isoform X1, with protein sequence MAGHWSRPSSAEEEEEEKKEEEEEEDLFYDGHQNFAQELAVIVDQEATAVSPSDRLMNIITIGLQHEHVHPVVGSGQHCQVVGAVNGPLPHWLHWCRLSGSQWPCATHGPLTLLAGLHHLLR
- the LOC126990556 gene encoding cleavage stimulation factor subunit 1-like isoform X2 codes for the protein MYETEPQTSAPEPAMYETAYVTSHKDKSRAAAFSMDGSLVAMGSVDVSIKYILSSGLDSIVKLWELSTGRCLIGYTGAGSVGHNGPVQHMVHSPCSPAFITCSDDYRARFWYRRNVH
- the LOC126990556 gene encoding uncharacterized protein LOC126990556 isoform X4 → MAGHWSSQLFYDGHQNFAQELAVIVDQEATAVSPSDRLMNIITIGLQHEHVHPVVGSGQHCQVVGAVNGPLPHWLHWCRLSGSQWPCATHGPLTLLAGLHHLLR
- the LOC126990556 gene encoding cleavage stimulation factor subunit 1-like isoform X3, with protein sequence MTSAPEPAMYETAYVTSHKDKSRAAAFSMDGSLVAMGSVDVSIKYILSSGLDSIVKLWELSTGRCLIGYTGAGSVGHNGPVQHMVHSPCSPAFITCSDDYRARFWYRRNVH